A single Gadus macrocephalus chromosome 22, ASM3116895v1 DNA region contains:
- the arid1ab gene encoding AT-rich interactive domain-containing protein 1A isoform X1: protein MAAQVASAATLNTSPPSELKKPDRDPQEESVPGEKQHENKEPGSDSGSPGQKELQDGSDAGNSGGGGDSDMKNGNGNLPRVNNNSSNQNDTGGPEGNNHPGMGHHHSGPFPPPPYGYNQHYSRAPFHQHGGQQSPGMAAASGPAVQPGSMMDSYPPNSHEHGYPNHYNNYSPFPNRTSYQGQGYGAMNSPRNNQPPAAGGQPGKQQPAGGTAAMAASYNNQRYNMGNQQPTSTPTLNQLLTSPSSARSYQNYPQGDYNNQEGASKGPADMGSSQYGGGHPSWQQRSHHPPPMSPGNTGQPLNRNQPPAAMDPAGKMRGQQYGGANPYSQQQQQQQQQQQQQGPPSGPGAQQGGPYPGQGYGPAGPQRYPMGMQGRTPGAMAGMQYGQQMSAYGQQGPGAYGQQGQGYYGQHGPPSHPGQQPGPYPSQAQGGSTGPYPQPGHPSQPPGQHGQPGAPYPQSQGPPQGPQPPYSQSQPGQPPYTPPSQQQQPPAQPQQQQQQQQPPTPQQQQQQGPGPQSQQGPQGQPGYPQREGPGQPPQQQQQQQQQQTPPQQQPQQQQQQGPSQQQREQQQQREQQQQREQQREQQQQREQQQQREQQREQQQQREQREQQQQQQPPQREQREPGGPSPQSQQPPGHSQQGQRSPYSQTPPQQQQQSPFQRFPPPPQELSQDSFSSQSSAPPSNQPVASNKSSQEDSMQGRPSSLPDLSGSIDDLPTGAESALSPGVSTSGVSSSQGEQSNPAQSPFSPHTSPHLPGLRGPSPSPVGSPASVTTSRTGPLSPAAVPGNQMPPRPPSVQSDGIMHSTMNQSAMGPERVYMRNPQMGPYGSPGQPGSALSPRQSSGGQMHAGMGPYPQNNSMGNYGPQGAQYGPQGYPRQPGYSNMPNSNYPGGPGIGGSMNPMPGQGGGAPYPGMPPGRMGPGQMGPRPYGPAGMGPNMGPGLPPQVASGMCPPPGMNRKEGGPPMLHGPGNSIHTRPPGYPNMSQGMMGAGSPYGPGMNNMPGMMNQGGPGPYPMGGNMVNNSPGMAPSPEFGMDKMNPGQKMNNKIDGPPKQETKKKSSSSTITNEKITRLYELGPEPERKMWVDRFLAFAEEKAMGMNNLPAVGRKPLDLFRLYVSVKEIGGLTQVNKNKKWRELATNLNVGTSSSAASSLKKQYIQCLYAFECKVERGEDPPADFFNTDVKKNQAKVQPPSPAGSGSLQGPQTPQSTSSSMAEGGDLKPPTPASTPHSQMPPIAGVRSSVNLQDPFADGGDPAFSRRNAMTPNSQGYQPGMGGPEMMGRMGPYEPNKDPFGGMRKAGEQFMTPGPGPNSGMAEQYNRGPPGPLGNMQMGQRQQFAYGPGYDRRPEPGMGPESMGPGAPQANLMPSGADAGMYSPSRPPQQQQRSVASPSPSTHEPYANQYPGQGAPPGGPYPNQQPGMYPQQQPNYKRPVDGAYGPPAKRHEGEMYNVPYSGPQQPGPQPSGPQGQPDMYNQYGAYQGPGERRPPGPGGQFPFGFGRERGPASGGPNSQSPMPPQLMGSPMPSGPDGPQGPMWQGRNEMGYPNYPNRQGAPAPGQGPGYHTMIRSEEMLPADQRMNHEGPWPGHVNQRQPPYGPGSSGPPMSRPLPSNYQNSQNHIPQVSSPAPMPRMDIRTSPSKSPFMHSGTKMQKAGPPVPASHIGQAPVQSPLIRRDVAFPPGSIEASQPHLKPRRRLTMKDIGTPEAWRVMMSLKSGLLAESTWALDTINILLYDDNSISTFNLCQLPGFLELVVEYFRRCLIEIFGILKEYEVGDPGQRTLIDPAAAEDSCDEDLPPTDTDNMDTDEEEEEDEEDEDEEKEKPKEEEEEEEEKEKKSSSEVRVKQEVEEVCSQKDRPSSEEEEEAVKEEKKDVEGMASTKDGGASVPETTAAAQETPALPSFDRPKQASKFDKLPIKVVRKKNPLRGDRSARSGQRQSFDSGLIHWSIGGGDTTEHIQTHLESRVDLLHRPRKRTPVAAQSRKTAVEEVTMTTVLTMDAAAPTATTTTTTDTPQSKTASPRPSSEPPRDSEEKSETTTTTTTKAASPARPVVATIDDVLLARPASVPADQKDGGGKFLLGLQGRRHLKILEDEPHSKDETPLSTLADWQDSLARRCVCVSNIVRSLSFIPGNDQEMSRHPGLLLLLGRLVLLHHRHPERKQAPVTYEKEEEEDEGVSCERDEWWWDCLEALRENCLVTLANISGQLDLSLYPESICLPLLDGLLHWAVCPSAEALDPFPTLGPHGSLSPQRLVLETLSKLSIQDNNVDLILATPPFGRLERLYGALVRLVGERKVAVCREMAVVLLANLAQGDGLAARAIAVQKASVGNLLGFLEDSLAATQYQQSQGPLHHMQGGGGGGAAPFEPTSVDMMRRAARALHAMARVEENHAEFTLYESRLLDISVSPLMNSLVSHVICDVLFLIGRL from the exons ATGGCCGCTCAGGTCGCCAGCGCCGCCACTCTCAACACTAGCCCGCCATCGGAACTCAAAAAGCCGGATCGGGACCCGCAGGAGGAGTCGGTACCGGGAGAGAAACAACATGAAAATAAGGAACCGGGATCTGACAGCGGATCACCGGGCCAGAAGGAGCTGCAGGACGGGAGCGATGCTGGAAattctgggggaggaggggattcTGACATGAAGAACGGGAACGGGAATTTACCAAGGGTAAATAATAACAGCAGCAACCAGAATGATACAGGGGGGCCCGAAGGAAATAACCATCCCGGGATGGGACACCACCACTCGGGCCcctttcctccacctccttacgGTTACAACCAGCACTACAGCCGGGCCCCTTTTCATCAACATGGCGGACAACAAAGCCCTGGCATGGCAGCTGCATCGGGGCCGGCAGTGCAACCAGGCAGTATGATGGACTCTTACCCTCCTAATTCACACGAGCACGGCTACCCAAACCATTACAACAACTACAGCCCATTCCCAAATAGGACTTCTTACCAGGGCCAAGGATACGGGGCCATGAATTCCCCGCGTAATAACCAGCCTCCGGCGGCTGGGGGGCAGCCAGGCAAGCAACAGCCCGCAGGAGGAACCGCTGCTATGGCTGCCTCTTACAATAATCAGAGGTATAACATGGGAAATCAACAACCTACATCTACACCAACTTTAAATCAGCTGCTGACCTCTCCAAGCTCTGCGAGGAGCTATCAAAATTACCCTCAAGGAGACTATAACAATCAGGAAGGGGCCAGCAAGGGACCAGCAGATATGGGAAGCAGTCAGTATGGTGGGGGCCATCCGAGTTGGCAACAAAGAAGCCATCATCCTCCTCCCATGAGCCCGGGAAACACTGGACAACCTCTTAACCGAAATCAG CCTCCGGCTGCCATGGATCCGGCGGGGAAGATGCGGGGCCAACAATACGGCGGGGCCAACCCCtactcccagcagcagcagcagcagcaacaacagcagcagcagcaggggccaccgtcgggccccggggcccagcaAGGTGGCCCCTACCCGGGGCAGGGTTACGGGCCAGCGGGCCCACAGAGGTACCCCATGGGGATGCAGGGGCGCACCCCTGGCGCCATGGCTGGCATGCAGTACGGACAGCAG ATGTCTGCCTACGGCCAGCAGGGTCCTGGGGCCTACGGGCAGCAGGGCCAGGGCTACTACGGCCAGCACGGCCCCCCGTCGCACCCGGGCCAACAGCCTGGCCCCTACCCCAGCCAGGCCCAGGGCGGCTCCACGGGCCCCTACCCGCAGCCAGGCCACCCCTCGCAGCCGCCTGGTCAGCACGGGCAGCCTGGAGCGCCCTACCCTCAGTCCCAGGGCCCGCCTCAGGGTCCCCAGCCCCCCTACAGCCAATCCCAGCCGGGCCAGCCGCCGTACACCCCTCCTTCTCAGCAACAGCAGCCTCCGGCGCagcctcaacaacaacaacaacaacaacaaccgccgaccccccaacaacaacagcagcagggtccaggtccccagagccagcaggGGCCTCAGGGCCAGCCTGGCTACCCCCAGAGGGAAGGACCCGGGCAgcccccacaacaacaacaacaacaacagcagcaacaaacacCGCCACAACAACAgccacagcagcaacaacaacaagggcCTTCGCAGCAACAGCgcgagcagcagcaacagcgcgagcagcagcaacagcgtgAGCAGCAGCgcgaacaacaacaacagcgggaacaacaacaacagcgggAACAACAAcgtgaacaacaacaacagcgtgAACAGcgtgaacaacaacaacaacaacaacctccgCAGCGGGAGCAGCGGGAGCCTGGGGGTCCGTCTCCCCAGTCCCAGCAGCCCCCGGGCCACTCGCAGCAGGGCCAGCGCTCGCCCTACTCCCAGAcgcccccccagcagcagcagcagtccccCTTCCAGAGGTTCCCGCCTCCACCACAG GAGCTCTCCCAGGATTCCTTTAGCTCGCAGTCCAgtgcccccccctccaaccagcCCGTGGCCTCCAACAAGAGCAGCCAGGAGGACAGCATGCAAGGGCGGCCTTCCAGTCTGCCG gacctGTCGGGCTCCATCGACGACCTGCCCACGGGCGCCGAGAGCGCCCTGAGCCCGGGGGTCAGCACCTCGGGGGTGTCCAGCAGCCAGGGAGAGCAGAGCAACCCGGCCCAGTCGCCCTTCTCCCCGCACACCTCCCCCCACCTGCCGGGCCTCCGGGGGCCCTCGCCCTCCCCCGTGGGCTCCCCCGCCAGCGTCACCACCTCCAGGACCGGGCCCCTCTCGCCGGCCGCCGTGCCAG GTAACCAGATGCCCCCGCGGCCGCCCAGCGTGCAGTCGGACGGCATCATGCACTCTACCATGAACCAGTCGGCCATGGGCCCGGAGAGGG TGTACATGAGAAACCCCCAGATGGGCCCCTACGGGTCCCCCGGTCAGCCCGGCTCCGCCTTATCTCCCCGCCAGTCCTCCGGGGGCCAGATGCACGCCGGCATGGGCCCCTATCCCCAGAACAACTCCATGGGCAACTACGGACCCCAGGGGGCCCAGTACGGCCCTCAAG GCTACCCCAGGCAGCCCGGCTACAGCAACATGCCCAACTCCAACTACCCGGGAGGCCCCGGCATCGGCGGCTCCATGAACCCCATGCCGGGCCAGGGCGGCGGGGCGCCCTACCCCGGCATGCCCCCCGGCCGCATGGGCCCCGGGCAGATGGGCCCGCGGCCGTACGGCCCCGCCGGCATGGGCCCCAACATGGGGCCCGGCTTGCCCCCCCAGGTGGCCTCCGGGATGTGTCCACCCCCGGGCATGAACAGGAAGGAGGGCGGCCCCCCCATGCTCCACGGCCCCGGCAACTCCATACACACCAG GCCGCCCGGTTACCCCAACATGTCCCAGGGCATGATGGGCGCGGGCTCCCCGTATGGCCCGGGCATGAACAACATGCCCGGCATGATGAACCAAGGCGGTCCAGGCCCGTACCCCATGGGGGGCAACATGGTCAACAACTCCCCCG GCATGGCCCCCAGTCCAGAGTTTGGCATGGACAAGATGAACCCCGGCCAGAAGATGAACAACAAAATCGACGGCCCCCCCAAGCAAGAAACTAAAAAG aAGTCGAGCTCGTCCACCATCACCAACGAGAAGATCACCCGCCTGTACGAGCTGGGCCCCGAGCCGGAGAGGAAGATGTGGGTGGACCGCTTCCTGGCCTTCGCCGAGGAGAAGGCCATGGGCATGAACAACCTGCCCGCCGTGGGCCGCAAGCCCCTGGACCTCTTCCGCCTCTACGTGTCCGTCAAGGAGATCGGGGGGCTCACCCAG gtgaacaagaacaagaagtgGCGGGAGCTGGCCACCAACCTGAACGTGGGCACGTCGAGCAGCGCGGCCAGCTCGCTGAAGAAGCAGTACATCCAGTGTCTGTACGCCTTCGAGTGCAAGGTGGAGCGCGGAGAGGACCCGCCCGCCGACTTCTTCAACACGGACGTCAAGAAGAACCAGGCCAAGGTCCAGCCCCCCAGCCCAG CCGGCTCCGGGTCCCTCCAGgggccccagaccccccagtCCACCAGTAGCTCCATGGCTGAGGGGGGCGACCTGAAGCCTCCCACCCCGGCCTCCACCCCCCACAGCCAGATGCCTCCCATCGCGGGCGTCAG GAGCAGCGTCAACCTCCAGGACCCCTTCGCCGACGGCGGTGACCCGGCCTTCTCCCGGAGGAACGCCATGACCCCCAACTCCCAGGGCTACCAGCCCGGCATGGGCGGCCCCGAGATGATGGGCCGCATGGGCCCCTACGAGCCCAACAAGGACCCCTTCGGCGGCATGAGGAAAG CGGGAGAGCAGTTCATGACACCCGGCCCGGGGCCCAACAGCGGCATGGCGGAGCAGTACAACcgcggccccccggggcccttgGGCAACATGCAGATGGGCCAGAGGCAGCAGTTTGCCTACGGACCGGGATACGACCGCAG GCCGGAGCCCGGCATGGGTCCCGAGAGCATGGGCCCCGGAGCGCCCCAGGCCAACCTCATGCCCTCGGGGGCCGACGCAGGCATGTACTCGCCCAGCCggcccccccagcagcagcagcggtcaGTAGCGTCCCCCTCACCATCGAC GCACGAGCCCTATGCTAATCAGTACCCCGGCCAAGGAGCTCCCCCTGGTGGCCCCTACCCCAACCAGCAGCCAGGAATGTATCCCCAGCAGCAGCCG AACTACAAGCGTCCTGTGGACGGAGCCTACGGCCCCCCGGCCAAGCGCCACGAGGGCGAGATGTACAACGTCCCCTACAGCGGCCCCCAGCAGCCGGGGCCCCAGCCGTCGGGCCCCCAGGGCCAGCCAGACATGTACAACCAGTACGGCGCCTACCAGGGCCCCGGTGAGCGCCGGCCGCCCGGCCCCGGGGGCCAGTTCCCCTTCGGGTTCGGTCGGGAGCGGGGCCCGGCCTCTGGGGGCCCCAACTCCCAGTCCCCCATGCCGCCCCAGTTGATGGGCAGCCCCATGCCTTCGGGGCCAgacggcccccaggggcccatgTGGCAGGGCCGCAACGAGATGGGCTACCCCAACTACCCCAACCGGCAGGGGGCCCCGGCCCCCGGCCAGGGGCCCGGCTACCACACCATGATCCGCTCGGAGGAGATGCTGCCGGCGGACCAGCGCATGAACCACGAGGGGCCCTGGCCCGGCCACGTCAACCAGAGGCAGCCGCCGTACGGCCCCGGCTCCTCGGGGCCCCCCATGTCCAGGCCCCTGCCGTCCAACTACCAGAACTCCCAGAACCACATTCCGCAGGTCTCCAGTCCGGCGCCCATGCCCCGCATGGACATCCGCACGTCCCCCAGCAAGTCCCCTTTTATGCACTCGGGCACCAAGATGCAGAAAGCCGGCCCTCCGGTGCCCGCTTCCCATATCGGCCAGGCCCCTGTGCAGTCGCCCCTGATCAGGAGGGACGTTGCCTTCCCCCCTGGCTCCATCGAGGCCAGCCAGCCCCACCTGAAACCCCGGAGGAGACTGACCATGAAGGACATCG GCACGCCCGAGGCTTGGAGGGTGATGATGTCGCTCAAGTCGGGTTTGCTAGCCGAGAGCACCTGGGCCCTGGACACCATTAACATTCTGCTGTACGACGACAACAGCATTTCTACTTTCAACCTCTGCCAG CTGCCTGGCTtcctggagctggtggtggagtaCTTCCGGCGGTGCCTGATCGAGATCTTCGGCATCCTGAAGGAGTACGAGGTGGGCGACCCGGGCCAGCGCACGCTGATCGACCCCGCGGCCGCCGAGGACAGCTGCGACGAGGACCTGCCCCCCACCGACACGGACAACATGGAcacagacgaggaggaggaagaggacgaggaggacgaggacgaggagaaggagaagcccaaggaggaggaggaggaggaggaggagaaggagaagaagagttCCTCGGAGGTCCGGGtgaagcaggaggtggaggaggtgtgctCGCAGAAAGACCGGCCTTCatcggaggaggaagaagaggccgtgaaggaggagaagaaggacgtTGAAGGGATGGCCTCGACCAAAGACGGAGGAGCCTCTGTACCGGAAACAACCGCCGCCGCCCAAGAAACCCCGGCCCTGCCCTCGTTCGACCGGCCCAAGCAGGCCAGCAAGTTTGACAAGCTGCCCATCAAGGTGGTGCGCAAGAAGAACCCCCTCCGGGGCGACCGCTCGGCCCGCTCGGGCCAGCGGCAGAGCTTCGACAGCGGCCTCATACACTGGAGCATCGGCGGCGGAGACACCACCGAACACATCCAGACCCACCTGGAGAGCCGGGTGGATCTGCTCCACCGGCCGCGCAAGCGGACGCCCGTCGCGGCGCAGAGCAGAAAGACGGCCGTCGAGGAGGTGACCATGACGACGGTCCTGACGATGGACGCCGCCGCCCCGacggcgacgacgacgacgacgacggacaCCCCCCAGAGCAAGACGGCCTCGCCCCGGCCCTCCTCGGAGCCCCCCCGCGACTCGGAAGAGAAGAGcgagacgacgacgacgacgacgacgaaggCGGCGTCCCCGGCCCGCCCCGTCGTGGCCACCATCGACGACGTGCTGTTGGCGCGGCCGGCCTCCGTGCCGGCGGACCAGAAGGACGGCGGCGGCAAGTTCCTGCTGGGCCTGCAGGGCCGGCGCCACCTGAAGATCCTGGAGGACGAGCCGCACAGCAAGGACGAGACGCCGCTCAGCACGCTGGCGGACTGGCAGGACTCGCTGGCGCGCCGCTGCGTCTGCGTGTCCAACATCGTGCGCAGCCTCTCCTTCATCCCGGGCAACGACCAGGAGATGTCCCGGCACccgggcctgctgctgctgctgggccgcCTGGTGCTGCTGCACCACCGGCACCCCGAGCGCAAGCAGGCGCCCGTCACCtacgagaaggaggaggaggaggacgagggcgTGAGCTGCGAGCGCGACGAGTGGTGGTGGGACTGCCTGGAGGCGCTGCGAGAGAACTGCCTGGTGACGCTGGCCAACATCTCGGGCCAGCTGGACCTCTCGCTCTACCCCGAGAGCATCTGCCTGCCCCTGCTGGACGGCCTGCTCCACTGGGCCGTGTGCCCCTCGGCCGAGGCCCTGGACCCCTTCCCCACGCTGGGGCCCCACGGCTCGCTGTCGCCGCAGCGGCTGGTGCTGGAGACCCTCAGCAAGCTGAGCATCCAGGACAACAACGTGGACCTCATCCTGGCCACGCCGCCCTTCGGCCGGCTGGAGCGGCTGTACGGCGCCCTGGTGCGGCTGGTGGGCGAGCGCAAGGTGGCGGTGTGCCGGGAGATGGCGGTGGTGCTGCTGGCCAACCTGGCGCAGGGCGACGGGCTGGCGGCGCGCGCCATCGCCGTGCAGAAGGCCAGCGTGGGCAACCTGCTGGGCTTCCTGGAGGACAGCCTGGCGGCCACGCAGTACCAGCAGAGCCAGGGCCCGCTGCACCACAtgcagggcggcggcggcggtggggcgGCGCCCTTCGAGCCCACCAGCGTGGACATGATGCGGCGGGCAGCGCGCGCGCTGCACGCCATGGCCCGCGTGGAGGAGAACCACGCCGAGTTCACGCTGTACGAGTCGCGGCTGCTCGACATCTCGGTGTCGCCGCTCATGAACTCGCTGGTGTCGCACGTGATCTGCGACGTACTCTTTCTGATCGGCCGCTTATGA